One segment of Erigeron canadensis isolate Cc75 chromosome 2, C_canadensis_v1, whole genome shotgun sequence DNA contains the following:
- the LOC122589439 gene encoding WUSCHEL-related homeobox 4-like yields MGLSSMKVHQFTRGGGFWGSHDDHESSSTSLSACKRLRLLNPPKLATGSSDHSTADPYFTMNNVSVVSNNNNSSSSSNSHVTTAAFDLRSFIRPESCPIQLSSPDHKKDSPQVETHPGGTRWNPTQEQIGILEMLYRGGMRTPNAQQIEQITSQLSKYGKIEGKNVFYWFQNHKARERQKQKRNNLGLTHSPRSTPPSTMINSISSLNPRGEVVESPYKKCRSWSFECLEKDDQEDNKTLELFPLHPEGRSRSS; encoded by the exons ATGGGACTTAGTAGCATGAAGGTGCATCAGTTCACACGTGGTGGTGGGTTCTGGGGTAGTCATGACGATCATGAATCCTCATCGACGTCCCTCAGCGCTTGCAAGCGTTTGCGCCTTCTTAACCCGCCTAAGTTAGCTACTGGTAGTAGTGATCATAGTACCGCCGACCCTTATTTCACCATGAACAATGTTAGTGTAGttagcaataataataatagtagtagtagtagtaatagCCATGTAACTACTGCCGCTTTCGATCTTAGGAGCTTCATTCGACCCGAGAGTTGTCCCATTCAACTTTCTTCTCCAGACCACAAGAAAGATTCTCCTCag GTTGAAACACATCCGGGAGGAACAAGATGGAATCCAACACAAGAGCAGATTGGGATCTTGGAGATGTTATATAGAGGGGGAATGCGGACTCCAAACGCGCAACAAATCGAACAAATAACTTCTCAACTAAGCAAGTATGGCAAGATAGAAGGCAAGAATGTGTTTTACTGGTTTCAGAATCACAAAGCACGCGAACGACAGAAGCAAAAGCGCAACAACCTCGGCCTCACTCATTCGCCAAGATCAACACCACCCTCCACCATGATCAACTCCATCTCATCATTAAACCCTAGA ggaGAAGTAGTGGAGAGTCCATACAAGAAGTGTAGAAGTTGGTCATTTGAGTGCTTGGAGAAAGATGATCAAGAAGATAATAAAACACTAGAGCTATTTCCATTACATCCTGAAGGAAGATCAAGATCTTCATGA